From Curtobacterium sp. MCBA15_012:
GCTGCACGCCAGCGGTCGCCACCGGCGCGTCGCTCGGTGTCGTCCGCGGAGTCGGTCATCAGGTGCGGGGTGGCCTCGACGTCCTGCAGGCGGTCGTCGGTGGGGGTCTCGACCGGGGTCGCCGGCTGCTGCGTGTGGTCTGGCGTGTTGCTCACGCTGCCAGCTCCGTTCCTGCTGCGTTGGTGCTGTGGAGTTCTCCGGCCATCATGCGACCTGCTTCGTTCCTTCGGGGAGTTCCCCGGCCATCATGAGGCCGAGGACGTCGCGGGGGGTGTCCGCGGGGACGATGCCGACGATGCCGCCGCGGTACATGACCGCGATCCGGTCGGCGAGGGCCACGACCTCGTCGAGCTCCGTGGAGACGACGATGACGGGGACGCCGGTGTCGCGCGTGGCGACGATGCGCTTGTGCACGAACTCGATCGAGCCGACGTCGATGCCGCGGGTCGGCTGGGCGGCGACGAACAGGCGCAGCTCGCGGCTCAGTTCGCGTGCGAGGACGATCTTCTGCTGGTTGCCGCCGGAGAGCCGGCCGGCCGCGGTGGCGCGGGACGGCGTCCGGATGTCGAACTCGGCGATCTTCTCGTCGGCGAACGCGTCACGCTCGGCGGCTCGGATGGTGCCCGCGCGGACGAACTCGTCGTGGTCGGCACGGTCGAGCATGAGGTTCTCGGCGATGGTGAACTCGCCGACAAGCCCGTCCTCCTTGCGGTCCTCGGGGACGAAGCCCACCCCGGCGTCGAGCACCTGCTTGACGGTGCGGCCGGTGAGCTCCTTGCCGTCGAGCACGATCCGCCCGGCGTGCACGGGCTCGAGGCCGATGATCGCCTCGGTGAGCTCGGTCTGCCCGTTGCCCTGCACGCCCGCGATGGCGAGCACCTCGCCGCGGCGGACCGTGAAGGAGACGTCGTCGACGAGCACGACGCCGGACGGGTCGGTGACGGTGACGTGGTCGACGACGAGGGCGTCCTCGCCGCCGGAGGCCGGTGCCTTGTCGACCACGAGCGAGACCGCACGGCCGACCATGAGTGCTGCGAGCTCGTTGTTCGTCGCGGTGGGCGACGCCTCGCCCACGACGGCGCCGAGGCGGATGACCGTGATCCGGTCGGCGACCTCGCGCACCTCGCGCAGCTTGTGCGTGATGAA
This genomic window contains:
- a CDS encoding ABC transporter ATP-binding protein — encoded protein: MKLELRGITKRFGPLVANDHISLTVEPGEVHCLLGENGAGKSTLMNVLYGLYQADEGEILLDDVVQDFDGPGDAMRAGIGMVHQHFMLVPVFTVAENVMLGQEQTSFGGRLDLAGARARVREISDRFGFDVDPDARVEDLPVGVQQRVEIIKALSRDAKVLVFDEPTAVLTPQETDELMGIMRQLREAGTAIVFITHKLREVREVADRITVIRLGAVVGEASPTATNNELAALMVGRAVSLVVDKAPASGGEDALVVDHVTVTDPSGVVLVDDVSFTVRRGEVLAIAGVQGNGQTELTEAIIGLEPVHAGRIVLDGKELTGRTVKQVLDAGVGFVPEDRKEDGLVGEFTIAENLMLDRADHDEFVRAGTIRAAERDAFADEKIAEFDIRTPSRATAAGRLSGGNQQKIVLARELSRELRLFVAAQPTRGIDVGSIEFVHKRIVATRDTGVPVIVVSTELDEVVALADRIAVMYRGGIVGIVPADTPRDVLGLMMAGELPEGTKQVA